In a genomic window of Gossypium arboreum isolate Shixiya-1 chromosome 9, ASM2569848v2, whole genome shotgun sequence:
- the LOC108456972 gene encoding topless-related protein 2 — protein MSSLSRELVFLILQFLEEEKFKETVHRLEQESGFFFNMKYFEEKALAGEWDEVEKYLSGFTKVDDNRYSMKIFFEIRKQKYLEALDRHDRAKAVEILVKDLKVFSTFNEELYKEITLLLTMENFRQNEQLSKYGDTKSARSIMLVELKKLIEANPLFREKLVFPTLKASRLRTLINQSLNWQHQLCKNPRPNPDIKTLFTDHSCSPPNGARAPTPVTLPVAAVAKPSTYAPLGAHGGPFPPAAAAAANANALAGWMANANHSSPVQPAVIAASASSLPVPQNQVSVLKHPRTPPDTLGMTEYGSTDHEQLMKRLRSAQSVDEVTYPAPSQQASLSLDDLPRSVACTIHQGSNVTSMDFHPTHHTLLTVGCSNGEISLWEVGMRERLVTKPFKIWDLSACSVTFQASIKDSSMSVSRVAWSPDGNLIGVAFTKHLVHLLAYQGSNDLRPHLEIEAHVGSVNDLAFSHPNKKLCVVTCGEDKLIKVWDLAGSKLFNFEGHEAPVYSVCPHQKENIQFIFSTALDGKIKAWLYDNMGSRVDYDAPGQGCTTMLYSADGSRLFSCGTSKDGDSFLVEWNESEGKIKRTYSGFRKNATGVVQFDTTRNRFLAVGDDNQIKFWHMDSTNMLTSTEAEGGLPSLPRLRFNKEGNLLVVTTADNGFKVLANANGLRTLRAMEARSYEASRTPLEMKVSSSAMGTSIGPVVSKVERVDSPARPTPSLNGVELMSRGIEKPRNLEHVSEKTKTWELTEIVDATQCRTVAMPDNLDTASKVARLLYTNSGVGVLALGANGVQKLWKWSRSEQNPSGKATASIVPQLWQPNSGLLMTNDVPDNSEDAVPCIALSKNDSYVMSACGGKVSLFNMMTFKVMTTFMAPPPASTFLAFHPQDNNIIAIGMDDSAIHIYNVRVDEVKTKLKGHQKRISGLAFSTSLNILVSSGADAQLFFWNTDNWEKIKSVTLQLPAGKTSQGDTRVQFHSDQVRLLVCHETQLAIYDANKMECIRQWMPQEVLSSSISCAVYSCNSQLVYATFTDGNIGVFDADSLRLRCRIAPSAYISPTSSNSPTIQPLVVAAHPQEANQIAVGLSNGAVKVIEPSEAERKWGLHVPVDNGTENGRTATSSTTNTSEQLQR, from the exons ATGTCGTCTCTTAGCAGAGAATTAGTGTTTTTGATTCTTCAATTCCTTGAAGAGGAAAAATTCAAGGAGACCGTTCATAG GTTAGAGCAAGAGTCAGGGTTCTTTTTCAACATGAAATACTTCGAAGAGAAAGCTCTCGCCGGAGAATGGGATGAAGTTGAGAAATACCTCTCTGGGTTCACTAAAGTTGACGATAATAGATATTCAATGAAGATTTTTTTTGAGATCAGAAAACAGAAGTATCTAGAAGCTTTGGACCG CCATGATAGAGCTAAAGCTGTTGAGATTTTGGTGAAAGATTTGAAAGTTTTCTCCACATTTAATGAAGAACTTTATAAGGAAATTACGCTGCTTTTAACCATGGAGAATTTTAG GCAAAATGAGCAGTTATCAAAGTATGGTGATACTAAATCGGCTCGCAGCATAATGCTAGTCGAGCTTAAGAAACTAATAGAAGCGAATCCCTTGTTCCGTGAAAAGCTTGTTTTCCCTACATTGAAGGCTTCACGGTTGCGAACTTTGATTAATCAAAG TTTGAATTGGCAACATCAGCTATGTAAGAACCCTAGGCCTAATCCTGATATCAAAACCTTATTCACTGATCACAGTTGTTCGCCTCCTAATGGGGCTCGTGCACCTACTCCAGTAACTCTTCCAGTTGCAGCAGTTGCTAAGCCTTCAACTTATGCTCCACTTGGAGCGCATGGTGGG CCTTTTCCTCCAGCAGCAGCCGCTGCTGCCAATGCTAATGCTTTAGCTGGCTGGATGGCAAATGCCAATCATTCTTCACCTGTCCAACCTGCTGTCATTGCTGCTTCTGCTTCATCACTGCCTGTTCCTCAAAATCAAG TTTCAGTTTTGAAACATCCAAGAACACCACCGGATACACTCGGAATGACTGAGTATGGAAGCACTGATCATGAGCAACTAATGAAACGGCTACGGTCTGCACAATCTGTTGATGAG GTCACATATCCCGCTCCTTCTCAACAAGCTTCATTGTCACTTGATGATCTACCCAGATCTGTTGCTTGTACCATTCACCAGGGATCTAATGTGACAAGCATGGATTTCCATCCTACTCATCATACACTACTTACTG TTGGCTGTAGCAATGGTGAAATTTCGTTATGGGAAGTTGGCATGCGAGAGAGGTTGGTGACAAAACCATTCAAGATATGGGATCTGTCTGCTTGCTCAGTTACATTTCAG GCTAGTATCAAAGATTCATCCATGTCTGTAAGCCGTGTTGCTTGGAGCCCAGATGGAAATTTGATTG GAGTCGCATTCACAAAACATCTTGTTCATTTGCTTGCGTATCAAGGGTCAAATGATCTACGACCACATCTAGAG ATTGAAGCCCATGTGGGTAGTGTAAATGACTTAGCTTTCTCTCATCCAAACAAAAAGCTCTGTGTTGTTACTTGTGGAGAAGATAAGTTAATAAAG GTGTGGGATTTGGCCGGAAGCAAGCTTTTTAATTTTGAAGGTCATGAGGCACCTGTTTATTCTGTTTGTCCTCATCAGAAAGAAAATATTCAG TTCATATTCTCAACTGCTCTAGATGGCAAAATTAAGGCTTGGTTGTATGACAATATGGGATCAAGGGTTGACTATGATGCTCCTGGACAGGGGTGTACCACAATGCTCTATAGTGCTGATGGTAGTAG ATTATTCTCTTGTGGCACAAGTAAGGATGGGGATTCAtttttggttgaatggaatgaaaGTGAAGGGAAAATAAAGAGGACATATTCTGGTTTTAGAAAGAATGCAACTGGTGTAGTACAGTTTGACACAACAAGGAATCGCTTTTTGGCTGTTGGTGATGATAACCAGATTAAATTTTGGCATATGGATAGTACAAATATGCTCACCAGCACAGAAGCTGAGGGGGGACTTCCG AGTCTTCCCCGATTGAGATTCAACAAGGAAGGGAATTTGCTTGTTGTTACTACAGCAGACAATGGCTTCAAGGTTCTTGCAAATGCCAATGGTCTTAGAACATTAAGGGCAATGGAGGCTCGATCTTATGAAGCATCTAGAACACCACTTGAGATGAAG GTATCTAGTTCTGCTATGGGTACAAGCATCGGTCCAGTTGTTAGCAAAGTAGAACGTGTAGACAGCCCTGCAAGGCCTACTCCCAGTCTT AATGGAGTTGAACTGATGAGTAGAGGTATTGAAAAGCCAAGGAATTTGGAACATGTGTCTGAGAAAACCAAAACTTGGGAACTAACCGAGATTGTTGACGCCACACAATGTCGAACAGTTGCCATGCCGGACAACTTGGATACTGCTAGCAAG GTTGCTAGACTTCTTTACACAAATTCTGGTGTTGGGGTTCTTGCTCTTGGAGCAAATGGTGTACAAAAGCTGTGGAAATGGAGTCGCAGTGAACAAAATCCTAGTGGCAAG GCTACTGCAAGCATTGTTCCACAACTTTGGCAACCCAACAGTGGTCTTCTTATGACTAATGATGTCCCTGATAATTCTGAAGATGCAGTTCCATGCATAGCACTGTCTAAGAATGACTCCTATGTAATGTCTGCATGTGGTGGAAAGGTTTCATTGTTCAATATGATGACATTCAAG GTAATGACAACTTTTATGGCACCTCCTCCAGCTTCAACTTTCTTGGCATTTCATCCTCAAGATAATAATATCATAGCTATTGGAATGGATGACTCTGCCATCCATATTTATAATGTTAGGGTGGATGAG GTCAAAACAAAATTGAAGGGTCACCAAAAACGCATAAGTGGTTTAGCATTTTCCACCAGTTTGAACATCCTGGTTTCTTCTGGTGCTGATGCTCAG CTTTTCTTTTGGAATACCGATAACTGGGAAAAGATAAAGTCAGTTACACTTCAACTGCCTGCCGGAAAGACCTCTCAGGGTGACACTCGAGTGCAATTTCACTCTGATCAAGTTCGATTGTTAGTGTGCCATGAAACGCAACTTGCGATATACGATGCTAACAAGATGGAATGCATTCGGCAG TGGATGCCCCAAGAAGTACTTTCTTCATCTATATCGTGTGCAGTATATTCCTGCAATAGCCAGCTAGTTTATGCTACTTTTACCGATGGTAACATTGGAGTGTTTGACGCTGATAGTTTAAGGCTCAGATGTCGTATTGCACCATCTGCGTATATCTCTCCCACATCGTCAAACAG